One Gemmatimonadota bacterium genomic window carries:
- a CDS encoding FKBP-type peptidyl-prolyl cis-trans isomerase, translated as MKCLFAVCIAAGLLGCQTLEKPEFVEVNLEDKQHKLSYALGLNLSEQLKQQQGMAIDMDVFVQGFKDGYSGESPLLSSDEALKFLIEIQQEQRAQQQAEKNKMAAENKKAGETFLAENTKKEGVVTLDSGLQYKVIKAGDGPKPQKTDAVVCHYRGTLLDGTEFDSSYSRGEPAQFRVDQLIPGWTEALQLMPTGSKWELYIPSYLAYGARQAGQISPNSTLIFELELLEIK; from the coding sequence ATGAAGTGTCTTTTTGCCGTATGCATTGCCGCTGGCTTATTGGGTTGCCAGACACTGGAAAAACCCGAATTTGTAGAAGTCAACCTCGAGGACAAGCAACACAAGCTGAGTTATGCACTGGGCTTAAATTTATCTGAGCAATTGAAACAGCAACAGGGCATGGCGATTGATATGGATGTATTTGTACAGGGATTCAAAGATGGTTATTCTGGAGAATCCCCCTTGCTTTCCTCGGACGAAGCACTAAAATTTCTAATCGAGATACAGCAAGAGCAACGAGCACAACAACAGGCGGAGAAAAACAAAATGGCAGCAGAAAACAAAAAAGCTGGCGAGACTTTTCTCGCGGAAAACACGAAAAAAGAAGGCGTGGTGACATTGGACAGCGGCTTGCAATACAAAGTGATCAAAGCCGGTGACGGGCCAAAACCTCAAAAAACCGACGCAGTAGTATGCCACTATCGCGGAACACTGCTCGACGGCACGGAATTTGACAGTTCTTACAGCCGCGGGGAACCAGCGCAATTTCGCGTAGATCAACTCATTCCCGGCTGGACAGAAGCCCTGCAACTTATGCCCACGGGATCGAAATGGGAACTCTATATCCCATCCTATCTGGCCTACGGCGCGCGGCAAGCCGGGCAAATCAGTCCCAATTCAACGCTTATTTTTGAATTGGAATTGCTCGAGATCAAGTAG
- a CDS encoding AAA family ATPase, whose amino-acid sequence MADLQTTVRDILTFIQDRLYFNRADLEIEGQKHNAALLLSTLTGLLGGKILIVGEPGLGKTTSAEYIGALLYRMPLGAVWEAEVSGHPEQTEEKIVGRPNLGALNRGEEDVVWSAFSVLPVKVVDEINRLPETKQSLILNGVDRGNWSYLNQMQINEEYCLFATANYQDRGTNTIVVPLLDRFDVMVESKYPGANLSWMIGTESSPAHLLRDPQREQALQACLITPNAEAEIEAICEDYGKAISERLSVPTLGKTERETIRSEMSALPFQADASAYVRTFLAELSFCCKYGQKRTNEICGEGCHYTGYLCYEVQTCPSNRLPISIRRYAQALAWVLRDKEVDIEHIRTILPYTCAHRIQWRDEEETQDHRDDVLPIHRAREAVRQVFRRYTEQNERIQTALMTANRILNGADEQPIQGEHPIYMEIMRDLGQEPVRPEFS is encoded by the coding sequence ATGGCCGACTTACAAACAACAGTACGCGATATTTTGACCTTCATCCAGGATCGGTTGTATTTTAACCGGGCAGACCTGGAGATAGAAGGACAAAAACACAATGCCGCTTTGCTGCTCAGCACACTAACGGGACTATTAGGTGGCAAAATTCTGATCGTAGGCGAACCCGGCCTGGGCAAAACAACATCGGCAGAGTATATTGGCGCATTGCTATATCGCATGCCGTTGGGGGCTGTTTGGGAAGCCGAAGTAAGTGGCCATCCCGAACAGACCGAAGAAAAAATTGTCGGACGCCCAAACCTCGGCGCACTCAACCGCGGCGAAGAAGATGTGGTCTGGTCGGCATTTTCCGTCCTACCCGTCAAAGTCGTAGATGAAATCAACCGCCTGCCGGAAACCAAGCAGAGCTTGATCCTCAACGGCGTGGATCGCGGCAACTGGTCCTACTTGAACCAGATGCAAATCAACGAAGAATACTGTTTGTTCGCAACGGCCAACTATCAGGACCGCGGAACAAATACCATCGTTGTACCCCTTCTGGATCGCTTTGACGTGATGGTGGAATCCAAATATCCGGGTGCGAATCTATCCTGGATGATCGGCACCGAATCCTCTCCCGCGCATCTCCTGCGAGATCCTCAACGCGAGCAGGCACTCCAGGCGTGCCTGATCACCCCCAATGCCGAAGCAGAGATAGAAGCAATCTGCGAGGATTATGGAAAAGCGATCTCCGAGCGTTTGTCCGTACCCACCCTGGGGAAAACCGAGCGCGAAACGATCCGCAGTGAAATGAGCGCACTGCCTTTCCAGGCCGATGCCAGTGCCTATGTGCGAACCTTTTTGGCCGAATTGTCTTTCTGCTGCAAATACGGACAAAAACGCACAAATGAAATCTGTGGCGAAGGCTGTCATTACACGGGCTACCTGTGTTACGAAGTACAAACATGCCCGTCCAATCGCCTGCCCATCTCCATTCGGCGCTACGCACAGGCACTCGCCTGGGTGCTGCGCGACAAAGAAGTGGATATCGAACATATCCGCACGATATTGCCATACACATGTGCTCACCGCATCCAATGGAGAGACGAAGAAGAAACGCAAGACCACCGGGACGATGTATTGCCCATACACAGAGCGCGAGAAGCGGTGCGGCAAGTCTTTCGGCGCTATACCGAGCAAAACGAGCGCATCCAAACAGCTCTCATGACTGCCAATCGCATCTTAAATGGTGCCGACGAACAACCCATTCAGGGTGAACACCCCATTTACATGGAAATTATGCGCGACCTGGGACAAGAGCCTGTGCGTCCAGAATTTTCGTAA